In a genomic window of Tissierella sp. Yu-01:
- the rbsB gene encoding ribose ABC transporter substrate-binding protein RbsB, whose protein sequence is MKKILALLLVFVLSISLVACGTTGTDGKDNTGSTPAETPAETPADDEGFTVGFVISTQTNPFFVTLKDGAEAKANQLGIELIVLDSQDDSAKAAANMEDLITRGVDLILVNPTDSDAIVNSVIAANDAGIPVITVDRSSNGGEVLSYIASDNIAGGKMAGEFIIEQLGGAGKVVELEGIAGTNAARERGEGFNEAIEGTDIEVVAKQTADFDRVKGLEVMENILQSQPEIDAVFAHNDEMALGALEAIKASGRDILVVGFDATDDAVAAVEAGDMAATVAQQPELIGEMGVEAALKVLQGESIENSIPVDLKLVTK, encoded by the coding sequence ATGAAGAAAATATTAGCGTTACTATTAGTTTTTGTATTAAGTATTTCTTTAGTAGCATGTGGTACAACAGGAACAGATGGGAAAGACAATACAGGTAGTACTCCAGCAGAAACTCCAGCAGAAACACCTGCCGACGATGAAGGGTTTACAGTAGGATTTGTAATTTCAACTCAAACAAATCCATTCTTTGTAACATTAAAAGATGGTGCAGAAGCAAAAGCAAATCAATTAGGAATAGAGTTAATAGTATTAGACTCACAAGATGACTCAGCAAAGGCAGCTGCTAATATGGAAGACCTAATAACAAGAGGTGTTGATTTAATATTAGTTAACCCAACTGATTCAGATGCTATAGTAAATAGTGTTATTGCAGCCAACGATGCCGGTATACCTGTAATTACCGTAGATAGATCTTCAAATGGCGGAGAAGTATTATCCTATATAGCATCAGATAATATTGCTGGTGGAAAAATGGCAGGAGAATTTATAATTGAACAACTTGGTGGTGCAGGTAAAGTTGTAGAGTTAGAAGGTATAGCAGGTACAAATGCTGCTAGAGAAAGAGGAGAAGGATTTAACGAGGCTATTGAAGGTACAGATATAGAAGTAGTAGCAAAACAAACTGCTGACTTTGATAGGGTAAAGGGATTAGAAGTAATGGAAAACATACTTCAATCACAGCCAGAAATAGATGCTGTATTTGCTCATAATGATGAGATGGCATTAGGTGCTTTAGAAGCAATTAAAGCAAGTGGAAGAGATATACTAGTTGTAGGATTTGATGCGACTGATGATGCAGTAGCAGCAGTAGAAGCTGGAGATATGGCAGCTACAGTAGCTCAACAACCAGAATTAATTGGTGAAATGGGTGTAGAAGCAGCATTAAAAGTATTACAAGGTGAATCAATTGAGAATAGTATCCCAGTTGATTTAAAGTTAGTAACTAAATAA
- the rbsK gene encoding ribokinase, whose protein sequence is MSKVIVVGSMNMDLVIKTDEIPKVGETLLGHELLQIPGGKGANQGVAIAKLGNDITFLGKVGRDSFGDELLASMKNAGVDIGHIEREDTSTGIAVINVDKYGRNNIVVIPGANAMVDKEYLGRHLVTFEEADIVVFQLEIPLETVKEGLRIAKESEKITILNPAPAMELDDEIISNIDILIPNEHELERMTNVEVIDDESILKASRLLLNKGIKQIIVTLGSKGVLYIDKNGNEFFKAYNVNVVDTTAAGDSFIGGFLTSFIEDRDIKKAINMGQKTAALAIQKVGAQSSLPNREEVENFK, encoded by the coding sequence ATGTCAAAGGTTATAGTAGTAGGAAGTATGAATATGGATTTAGTAATAAAGACAGATGAAATTCCTAAAGTAGGTGAAACTTTACTAGGACATGAACTTCTGCAAATTCCAGGTGGAAAAGGAGCAAATCAAGGGGTAGCCATAGCTAAATTAGGAAATGATATTACCTTTTTAGGGAAAGTAGGAAGAGACAGTTTTGGAGATGAATTACTTGCATCTATGAAGAATGCTGGAGTAGATATAGGACATATAGAAAGAGAAGACACTTCCACAGGCATTGCTGTTATCAATGTTGATAAATATGGGAGGAATAATATAGTAGTAATTCCAGGTGCCAATGCAATGGTGGATAAGGAATATTTAGGTCGACATTTAGTAACATTTGAAGAAGCAGATATAGTTGTATTTCAATTAGAAATTCCTTTGGAAACTGTAAAGGAAGGATTGAGAATAGCCAAAGAATCTGAGAAGATTACTATATTGAATCCAGCCCCTGCTATGGAGCTAGATGATGAGATAATTTCAAATATAGATATATTGATTCCCAATGAACATGAATTAGAAAGAATGACTAATGTAGAGGTAATAGATGATGAATCTATACTAAAAGCCTCAAGGCTATTATTAAATAAGGGCATAAAACAAATTATAGTAACTTTGGGTAGTAAGGGAGTCTTATATATAGATAAAAATGGAAATGAATTTTTTAAAGCGTATAATGTAAACGTTGTAGATACTACTGCTGCAGGAGATAGTTTTATAGGTGGTTTCTTGACTTCATTTATTGAAGATAGGGATATAAAGAAGGCTATTAATATGGGACAAAAAACAGCTGCATTGGCTATTCAAAAAGTGGGAGCTCAAAGCTCACTTCCAAATAGAGAAGAAGTTGAGAATTTTAAATAA
- the gcvPB gene encoding aminomethyl-transferring glycine dehydrogenase subunit GcvPB has product MKDYDKLIFELSKPGRKAYKLPPLDVEDTPIDSFIPKEFLSDKELDLPEVSEVDVIRHYTNLSNKNYGVDTGFYPLGSCTMKYNPKINEAVARYDKFANIHPYQSEDCIQGSLQVMYELEKSLCEIAGMDRMTLQPAAGAHGEITGIMLIKAYHEKRGDFKRDKIIVPDSAHGTNPATAAMAGYSIIEIKSTEDGLVDLEALKAVVGEDTAGLMLTNPNTVGIYDRGVKEISRIVHEAGGLLYYDGANMNAIMGHARPGDMGFDVVHFNLHKTFSTPHGGGGPGAGPVGVKECLVEFLPIPMVEKKDDRFFLDYDYPNSIGKVKDFYGHFGILLRAYTYILTMGSDGLKKASEMAVLNANYIKEKLKDYYYLPIDTIVKHEVVFGGLKDTLSEVSTLDIAKRLLDHGYHPPTVYFPLIINEALMIEPTESESKETIDGFIDAMIAISKEAESDPEALKTAPHDTIVRRPDETKAARNPIVKYEG; this is encoded by the coding sequence ATGAAAGATTATGATAAGCTAATATTTGAATTATCAAAACCTGGTAGAAAAGCTTATAAACTTCCACCACTAGATGTTGAAGATACTCCAATTGATTCATTTATTCCAAAGGAGTTCTTAAGTGACAAAGAGCTTGACTTACCAGAAGTAAGTGAAGTTGATGTAATTAGACATTATACAAACTTATCAAACAAAAACTATGGAGTTGACACAGGTTTTTATCCATTAGGGTCATGTACTATGAAATACAACCCTAAGATAAATGAAGCTGTTGCTAGATATGATAAATTTGCAAATATTCATCCATATCAATCTGAAGATTGTATTCAAGGTTCACTTCAGGTAATGTATGAATTAGAAAAATCATTATGTGAAATCGCTGGTATGGATAGAATGACACTACAACCTGCAGCTGGTGCTCATGGAGAAATAACGGGTATTATGCTTATAAAGGCATATCATGAAAAAAGAGGAGACTTTAAAAGAGATAAAATAATAGTCCCTGACTCTGCACATGGAACAAACCCAGCAACAGCAGCTATGGCAGGATATTCAATTATTGAAATCAAATCAACTGAAGATGGATTGGTTGACTTAGAGGCTCTTAAAGCAGTGGTAGGCGAAGATACTGCTGGATTAATGCTTACAAATCCTAATACTGTAGGTATATATGATAGAGGCGTAAAGGAAATATCTAGAATAGTTCATGAAGCTGGCGGATTATTGTATTATGATGGAGCTAATATGAATGCTATCATGGGTCATGCAAGACCTGGTGATATGGGATTTGACGTAGTACACTTTAATCTTCATAAAACATTCTCCACACCACATGGTGGTGGAGGACCAGGAGCTGGTCCTGTTGGAGTTAAGGAATGCTTAGTTGAATTCTTACCTATACCAATGGTAGAGAAGAAGGATGATAGATTCTTCTTAGACTATGATTACCCAAATTCAATTGGAAAGGTTAAGGATTTCTATGGACACTTTGGTATTCTTCTAAGAGCCTATACCTATATTCTAACAATGGGTAGTGATGGATTAAAGAAAGCATCAGAAATGGCAGTATTAAATGCAAACTATATTAAAGAAAAACTAAAGGATTATTATTATCTACCAATTGATACAATAGTTAAACATGAAGTTGTATTTGGTGGATTAAAGGATACTTTAAGTGAAGTTTCAACACTTGATATAGCTAAGAGACTGTTAGATCATGGATATCATCCACCAACAGTTTACTTCCCATTGATTATTAACGAGGCCTTGATGATTGAGCCTACTGAATCAGAAAGCAAAGAAACTATAGATGGTTTCATAGATGCTATGATTGCTATATCTAAGGAGGCAGAAAGTGATCCAGAAGCACTTAAGACAGCTCCACACGATACCATAGTAAGGAGACCTGATGAAACTAAAGCAGCAAGAAATCCTATAGTAAAATATGAAGGGTAG
- a CDS encoding LacI family DNA-binding transcriptional regulator — translation MTIKEIAEMANVSSATVSKILNGKDQYISEGTRKKVLEIVEKEGYIPNAIAKSLKIKSTKTLGIIIPDVMNLFFSELARGIEDAAERMGYSVILCNSDNKVSKEERYIQVLQEKMVDGIILTASEQSVSRSLKRRNTPMVLLDRDILIDSDVGRIIVDNEEGAYNATKYLINKGCKNVGFISSEQINKSSGQRLKGYENALLDNNFDVDEEKIYLQNYTIETGYKGTMNLLEKNKLDGICCGNDLIAIGAIQALKEKNIKVPEEVRIIGFDDIQISQFVDPPLTTIKQPIYEMGEEAVKMLIFIIEGEGVGRTKVLKTTLVERMSG, via the coding sequence ATGACTATAAAAGAAATTGCAGAAATGGCCAATGTATCTAGTGCTACTGTTTCTAAGATATTAAACGGGAAAGATCAATATATAAGTGAAGGAACTAGAAAAAAAGTATTAGAGATAGTTGAAAAGGAAGGGTACATTCCTAATGCAATAGCTAAAAGCTTAAAGATAAAGAGTACTAAAACTTTAGGAATAATCATTCCTGATGTGATGAACTTGTTCTTCTCAGAGTTGGCAAGAGGTATAGAGGATGCAGCAGAAAGAATGGGGTATTCTGTTATACTATGTAATTCAGATAATAAAGTATCTAAAGAAGAAAGGTATATCCAAGTTCTCCAAGAAAAAATGGTAGATGGTATAATTCTTACAGCTTCAGAACAAAGCGTTAGTAGATCATTAAAGAGGCGAAATACCCCTATGGTCCTATTGGATAGGGATATACTCATCGATAGTGATGTTGGAAGAATTATAGTAGATAATGAGGAAGGTGCCTATAATGCAACAAAGTACTTAATAAATAAAGGATGTAAAAACGTGGGCTTTATATCATCTGAGCAGATAAATAAATCATCAGGACAAAGGCTTAAGGGTTATGAAAATGCTCTTCTAGATAATAATTTTGATGTAGATGAAGAAAAGATATATTTACAAAATTACACAATTGAAACAGGATATAAAGGCACTATGAACTTATTAGAAAAAAACAAATTAGATGGAATTTGTTGTGGAAATGATTTAATAGCTATAGGTGCAATTCAAGCCCTTAAGGAAAAGAATATAAAAGTACCAGAAGAAGTAAGGATAATTGGTTTTGATGATATTCAAATATCACAATTTGTAGATCCACCTTTAACTACTATAAAGCAGCCTATATACGAAATGGGTGAGGAAGCAGTAAAAATGCTCATATTTATAATAGAAGGTGAGGGTGTAGGCAGAACCAAGGTACTTAAAACAACATTGGTAGAAAGGATGAGTGGCTAA
- a CDS encoding phosphatase PAP2 family protein, producing MKTQKYNILFSITALAIFVIMALMVRNSSEGILFDVAILEFLHKDSNSMIFSIMKFISFIGSGAFLFPVVGIAFIYSLIKKKYYVSKLLILSSLGCWVVNYVLKLLINRTRPLDFFLVEQGGLSYPSGHSMVSMSMYLTFAYLLCKNTKFKSNEKIIYTIAIIAVVLMGISRIYLGVHWPTDVIGGFLMGYLFFRMIVSRVK from the coding sequence ATGAAAACCCAAAAATATAATATATTATTTTCAATAACAGCTTTAGCAATATTTGTCATAATGGCTTTAATGGTTAGAAATTCATCAGAGGGAATTTTGTTTGATGTTGCTATTTTGGAGTTTTTGCATAAAGATTCAAATTCTATGATTTTTTCCATTATGAAGTTTATTTCATTTATTGGTTCAGGTGCTTTCTTATTTCCAGTAGTGGGAATAGCATTTATTTATTCATTAATAAAAAAGAAATATTATGTCTCAAAACTTTTAATACTATCATCATTAGGGTGCTGGGTTGTGAATTACGTTTTAAAGCTTCTAATTAACCGTACAAGACCTTTGGATTTCTTTTTAGTAGAACAGGGCGGATTAAGTTATCCAAGTGGGCATTCCATGGTTTCAATGAGTATGTATTTAACTTTTGCTTATCTCTTATGTAAAAACACTAAATTTAAAAGTAATGAGAAAATTATATACACTATAGCAATAATAGCAGTAGTTCTTATGGGAATTAGCAGAATATATCTTGGAGTACATTGGCCAACTGATGTTATCGGTGGGTTCTTAATGGGCTATTTATTTTTCCGAATGATAGTTTCTAGAGTTAAGTGA
- a CDS encoding glutamine amidotransferase, giving the protein MKVLLVGESWVINSTHIKGFDQFTETKYGEGGKWLIQALEIGKFEVDYMPCHIAANEFPTTLEQMQKYDVIIFSDIGSNTLLLTEDVFGRGKKMPNRLQLVKEFVENGGGFAMMGGYMTFQGIDGKAKYAHTAIAEILPIRMMESDDRFEAPEGVYPTIVDESHPVLDGVSKEWPHFLGYNMLFELDPKYVIAKCNDHIFMAGRDYGEGRTFAFASDISPHWGSPEFLQWESYNTLFSNIAKWLCKKI; this is encoded by the coding sequence ATGAAAGTCTTATTAGTAGGAGAATCCTGGGTAATTAATTCAACCCATATTAAAGGGTTTGATCAGTTTACAGAAACTAAATATGGTGAGGGAGGTAAATGGTTAATCCAAGCATTGGAAATTGGGAAATTTGAAGTAGATTATATGCCATGTCATATAGCAGCAAATGAATTTCCAACGACATTAGAACAAATGCAAAAATACGATGTTATCATATTTAGTGATATTGGTAGCAATACCCTTTTACTAACGGAAGATGTATTCGGCAGAGGTAAAAAAATGCCAAATAGACTCCAATTAGTAAAAGAATTTGTAGAAAATGGTGGTGGCTTTGCAATGATGGGAGGATATATGACTTTTCAAGGGATAGATGGAAAGGCAAAATACGCTCACACAGCCATTGCAGAAATATTACCAATAAGGATGATGGAATCAGACGATAGATTCGAAGCTCCTGAAGGAGTATATCCTACGATAGTAGATGAATCACATCCAGTGTTAGACGGGGTTTCAAAGGAATGGCCTCATTTTTTAGGTTACAATATGCTGTTTGAATTAGATCCTAAGTATGTAATAGCAAAATGTAATGATCATATATTTATGGCTGGTAGAGATTATGGTGAAGGAAGAACCTTTGCTTTTGCCAGTGATATTTCACCGCATTGGGGATCTCCAGAATTTCTACAATGGGAATCCTATAATACTTTGTTTTCCAATATAGCCAAATGGCTATGTAAGAAAATATAA
- the rbsD gene encoding D-ribose pyranase, with protein sequence MKKIGLLHGDLSKLIAEMAHNDTILIGDAGMPVPKGVQLIDLAVVNGVPSFFQVLKAILSELSVEEGFIDTEMNEVSPHMRKELEEVLNGQFKLNEIPHEELKELSKGCKAVIRTGEFTPYTNIILKSGVLF encoded by the coding sequence ATGAAGAAGATAGGTCTTTTGCATGGGGATTTATCAAAATTAATTGCAGAAATGGCTCATAATGACACTATTCTAATTGGTGATGCTGGGATGCCTGTGCCAAAGGGGGTTCAATTAATTGACTTAGCTGTAGTAAATGGAGTTCCAAGTTTCTTCCAAGTACTAAAGGCAATATTAAGCGAACTAAGTGTAGAGGAAGGATTTATAGATACTGAAATGAATGAAGTAAGTCCACATATGAGAAAAGAATTAGAAGAAGTATTAAATGGCCAATTTAAACTAAATGAGATTCCTCATGAAGAATTAAAGGAATTATCTAAAGGTTGTAAAGCAGTAATTAGAACTGGTGAGTTTACTCCTTATACAAATATAATCCTTAAGTCAGGAGTATTATTTTAA
- the lpdA gene encoding dihydrolipoyl dehydrogenase, whose amino-acid sequence MTKKIAIIGAGPGGYVAAIRAAQLGAEVTLIENREVGGTCLNRGCIPTKTYFRNAEIMSTLKRANEFGIEVDGYKMDGKALQERKKSVVNTLVSGIEKLISSYKNIEFIPGTAKLKDKNTVSVELLDGGNREVEVDHIIIATGSFPQMTETKGVDLEGVITSDELLELDHIPETLIVVGGGVIGLEFASIYQELGSHVILLASRILKDADKEIAKRLTPMLKKQGIETYVDIRAKEITKEGDKLRVVAKYKEKDEEIEVVGDYVLIASGRGPLVDGLNLEGVGIEHDRKGIKVNDHYETTVPGIYSIGDVNSKGIQLAHVASAQGEYVVEKIMGHDPDIVLEHWPACVFTMNEVAQVGYTEEQLKEKGIEYKSSKFMFSANGKALSLGEAEGIIKILAGKEDNKILGVHILGPHANDLIHEGALAIANNMDAAAITRTIHAHPTLSEAVHEAALGLNDLAIHVAPKRKRK is encoded by the coding sequence TTGACTAAAAAAATTGCAATTATTGGTGCAGGCCCAGGTGGATATGTTGCAGCTATAAGAGCAGCTCAATTAGGAGCAGAGGTTACCCTAATAGAAAATAGAGAGGTAGGGGGTACATGTCTAAACAGAGGCTGTATCCCTACGAAGACATATTTTAGAAATGCAGAAATCATGTCAACTCTAAAAAGAGCTAATGAATTTGGTATAGAAGTAGATGGATATAAAATGGATGGCAAAGCTTTGCAAGAGAGAAAAAAGAGTGTTGTAAATACACTTGTTTCAGGTATTGAAAAGCTAATATCCTCCTACAAAAATATTGAGTTTATACCTGGTACCGCAAAATTAAAGGATAAAAATACTGTTTCTGTTGAACTATTAGATGGAGGAAATAGAGAGGTTGAAGTAGATCATATAATCATAGCAACTGGTTCTTTCCCTCAAATGACAGAGACTAAAGGTGTAGATTTAGAAGGTGTAATTACCTCAGATGAATTATTGGAACTAGACCATATTCCAGAAACTTTAATTGTAGTTGGTGGAGGTGTAATTGGTCTTGAATTTGCCAGCATTTATCAAGAGCTAGGCAGTCACGTAATATTACTTGCATCTAGAATTCTGAAGGATGCAGATAAGGAAATAGCCAAAAGACTTACACCTATGCTAAAGAAACAAGGAATTGAAACTTATGTGGATATTAGAGCAAAGGAAATAACTAAAGAAGGCGATAAATTAAGAGTTGTTGCTAAATATAAGGAAAAAGATGAAGAAATTGAAGTAGTAGGTGACTATGTACTTATAGCTTCAGGTAGAGGTCCATTAGTGGATGGTCTTAATCTTGAAGGAGTAGGTATTGAGCATGATAGAAAAGGAATTAAGGTAAATGATCACTATGAAACTACCGTTCCTGGAATCTATTCAATAGGTGATGTAAACTCCAAGGGCATTCAGCTTGCACATGTTGCTTCTGCTCAAGGAGAATATGTAGTTGAAAAGATAATGGGTCATGATCCTGATATAGTATTAGAACATTGGCCAGCATGCGTGTTTACTATGAACGAAGTAGCCCAGGTAGGATATACTGAAGAGCAACTTAAAGAAAAGGGCATCGAATATAAATCAAGTAAATTTATGTTCTCAGCCAATGGTAAGGCTCTTTCCTTAGGTGAGGCAGAAGGAATCATCAAAATCCTTGCTGGAAAGGAAGATAACAAAATCCTTGGTGTTCACATATTAGGACCTCATGCAAATGATTTAATTCATGAAGGGGCATTGGCTATAGCTAATAATATGGATGCAGCAGCTATTACAAGAACTATACATGCTCATCCAACTCTTTCAGAGGCAGTACATGAAGCAGCATTAGGTCTTAATGATTTAGCTATTCACGTAGCACCTAAGAGAAAAAGAAAATAA
- the rbsC gene encoding ribose ABC transporter permease, with protein MKTKNKELLNKMRPLIGLIIFSIIISILSPRFLTKSNLFNVFRQTSINAVIAAGMTFVILTAGIDLSVGSILGFSGAIAASMLAGGGNIFLALIVAVIIGAFSGIFNGIIITKGKVQPFIATLAMMILLRGATMVFTDGRPIAVPGDKVSSVFRWIGTGELLGVPVPIIIMAIVFVICYYILNHTQFGRHIYAVGGNEEASLLSGVNTDKVKILAYTISGILAAVAGVIVTSRLSSAQPTAGDGYELDAIAAVVLGGTSLAGGQGTVIGTIIGALIIGILNNALNLMDVQSYYQMIAKAVVILIAVLLDRKEKSN; from the coding sequence ATGAAGACTAAAAATAAAGAGCTATTAAACAAGATGAGACCATTAATAGGCTTAATAATTTTCTCAATAATCATTAGCATATTAAGCCCTAGATTTTTAACTAAAAGCAATCTATTTAATGTCTTTAGACAAACATCAATAAATGCAGTTATTGCAGCAGGAATGACTTTTGTAATTTTAACTGCAGGTATAGATTTATCTGTGGGATCTATTTTAGGATTTTCTGGAGCTATAGCAGCAAGCATGCTAGCAGGTGGAGGTAATATATTTTTAGCTCTAATTGTTGCAGTGATAATTGGCGCATTTTCAGGAATATTTAATGGGATAATTATTACAAAAGGTAAGGTTCAGCCCTTTATAGCTACACTTGCAATGATGATACTCTTAAGAGGCGCTACAATGGTATTTACCGATGGAAGGCCTATTGCAGTTCCAGGAGACAAAGTCTCATCAGTCTTTAGATGGATAGGGACAGGTGAATTATTAGGTGTACCAGTTCCTATAATCATTATGGCAATTGTATTTGTTATATGTTATTACATTTTGAATCATACTCAATTTGGAAGACATATATATGCCGTAGGTGGAAATGAAGAAGCTTCTCTTTTGTCTGGAGTAAATACAGACAAGGTAAAAATATTAGCATACACTATTAGTGGCATATTAGCTGCAGTTGCTGGAGTTATAGTTACATCTAGACTATCTTCGGCTCAACCAACTGCAGGAGATGGATATGAACTAGATGCAATAGCTGCAGTAGTTTTAGGTGGAACATCCTTGGCAGGAGGTCAAGGTACAGTTATAGGGACAATAATAGGTGCCCTAATCATTGGAATACTTAACAATGCTTTAAACTTAATGGATGTACAGTCTTATTATCAGATGATAGCCAAAGCAGTAGTTATTTTAATTGCTGTATTGTTAGATAGAAAAGAAAAATCTAATTAA
- a CDS encoding sugar ABC transporter ATP-binding protein, which produces MGKPILKMENISKSFPGVKALDNVNFTVYENEVMALLGENGAGKSTLMKILSGVYEKNEGRIFLEEESLEVNSPRDATDKGIAIIHQELNLIPYLTVYENIFLGREAKKPSGALNKKRMIEDTKEILEKLKVDIDPTVKVNSLSIAQQQMVEIAKALSLNAKIIIMDEPTDTLTDQEVNSLFEIIHELKKQGKGLVYISHRLKEVFEVCDRLTILRDGEFIGERLVSEVDEIEVIRLMVGRTLDEQFPYVETNFQTEVLKVENLKNKYVNNLSFTLKKGEILGISGLVGAGRTELAKTLFGFYKKDSGKIILGNEEVDIRSPREALDKGIVYVSEDRKSDGLILGMDVTSNITISSLDKFKTAIGLNKKKEQKVAGEYRDKINIKTPSLRQKVKNLSGGNQQKVAIAKSLLTDPQVLILDEPTRGVDVGAKREIYDLLNEIKKEGRSIIMISSEMPEILGMSDRILVMHDGEMKGSLSREEATQEKIMSHIMKREGENDED; this is translated from the coding sequence ATGGGAAAACCAATTTTAAAAATGGAAAACATATCAAAGAGTTTTCCAGGTGTAAAAGCTCTAGACAATGTAAACTTTACAGTATATGAAAATGAAGTTATGGCTTTACTTGGTGAAAATGGTGCAGGAAAAAGTACATTGATGAAAATATTGTCAGGAGTATATGAAAAAAATGAAGGTCGAATTTTTTTAGAAGAAGAATCTTTAGAAGTGAATTCACCTAGAGATGCTACTGATAAAGGGATAGCAATAATCCATCAAGAGTTAAATTTAATTCCATATTTAACTGTATATGAAAATATATTTTTAGGTAGAGAAGCAAAAAAACCATCAGGAGCCTTGAACAAAAAGAGGATGATAGAAGATACAAAGGAAATCTTAGAGAAGCTGAAGGTTGATATAGATCCTACAGTTAAGGTAAATTCCTTGTCTATAGCTCAACAACAAATGGTTGAAATAGCCAAGGCTCTATCTCTAAATGCAAAAATTATAATTATGGATGAACCAACGGATACCTTAACTGATCAAGAGGTCAATAGTCTGTTTGAAATAATCCATGAATTAAAGAAACAAGGAAAAGGTTTAGTATATATATCACATAGACTAAAAGAAGTTTTTGAAGTTTGTGATAGGCTTACTATTTTAAGAGATGGTGAATTCATAGGTGAAAGATTGGTTTCAGAAGTTGATGAAATTGAAGTTATTAGGCTGATGGTGGGAAGAACATTAGATGAGCAATTTCCATATGTTGAAACAAATTTTCAAACAGAAGTTCTGAAAGTAGAAAATCTAAAAAATAAGTATGTAAACAATTTATCCTTTACTTTAAAAAAAGGAGAAATATTAGGAATATCAGGATTAGTTGGAGCTGGTAGAACTGAATTAGCCAAGACACTATTTGGATTCTATAAAAAAGATTCAGGAAAGATAATATTAGGTAATGAAGAAGTAGACATAAGATCTCCTAGGGAAGCCCTAGATAAAGGAATAGTATATGTATCGGAGGATAGAAAGTCTGATGGACTGATTTTAGGCATGGATGTTACTAGTAATATAACTATATCTTCTTTGGATAAGTTTAAAACTGCAATAGGACTAAACAAGAAAAAAGAACAAAAGGTAGCAGGAGAGTATAGAGACAAGATTAATATAAAAACTCCATCTCTACGCCAGAAGGTAAAAAATTTGAGCGGGGGTAATCAACAAAAGGTGGCCATAGCTAAGTCCTTACTCACTGACCCACAAGTACTAATTTTAGATGAACCTACTAGAGGTGTAGATGTAGGTGCGAAAAGGGAAATATATGACCTATTAAATGAAATAAAAAAAGAGGGAAGATCTATAATAATGATTTCTTCAGAGATGCCAGAGATACTAGGCATGAGTGATCGTATCTTAGTTATGCATGATGGAGAAATGAAAGGAAGTCTTTCTAGAGAAGAAGCAACCCAAGAAAAAATTATGAGTCACATAATGAAAAGAGAGGGGGAGAATGATGAAGACTAA